Proteins from a genomic interval of Crassostrea angulata isolate pt1a10 chromosome 7, ASM2561291v2, whole genome shotgun sequence:
- the LOC128155133 gene encoding RNA-binding protein 41-like isoform X1: MDLSLQKKRWRPEIAPPDEEVITEGQKQLKNLLDKQLQKDVTIHQQLSQKRTFTSASAHCPAVNSLSGLTSLDQFQEVDKLDAYTEELKKCGLTDEEIQLKMMADDSNKPQKKRNFGIDPSIMEERLQKIQEKIEKKNIDLDQKDKFHGQKALTRHEMELERSLLRDCNSDDKKKVMNALTTVLDPRERTLPNDPMSQLPEILENITKGSSQGKSKRRKRKQKNKEPTSDEIDMKGLPSDGSRVVTTESSTFDSSTNRVQEEGEIGDVATCKPRPRNPVPEVSLEDIQNNRLAIEEIKNLPRFENYAPGELSKTLVEGWWRFMVKQVQTSYTITFVPSQQILYLKNLSNKVHQQDLESIFNKFLPEGAGGLEYRVLTGRMRGQAFITFPDTNSASRALEHVNGYLLKDRPIIIQYGRKNSSSNSPT, encoded by the exons ATGGACCTGTCACTACAAAAGAAGAGATGGAGACCAGAGATAGCCCCACCAGATGAAGAGGTTATCACAGAGGGGCAGAAACAACTCAAGAATCTTCTGGACAAACAACTACAGAAGGATGTCACCATACATCA ACAACTGTCCCAGAAGCGGACTTTCACATCTGCATCTGCCCACTGTCCAGCTGTCAACTCCCTCTCAGGGCTGACATCTCTGGACCAGTTTCAAGAAGTTGACAAGCTTGATGCTTACACAGAAGAACTGAAGAAATGTGGTTTGACAGACGAGGAGATTCAGCTCAAAATGATGGCAGATGATTCAAACAAG CCccagaaaaaaagaaactttgGAATAGACCCATCAATCATGGAGGAAAGGCTACAgaaaattcaggaaaaaattgaaaagaaaaacatagaTTTAGATCAAAAGGATAAATTTCATGGCCAAAAAGCTTTGACTAGGCATGAAATGGAATTGGAAAGGTCACTTCTACGGGACTGTAACTCTGATGACAAGAAAAAGGTAATGAATGCATTGACAACGGTTCTTGATCCAAGGGAAAGAACTCTGCCTAATGATCCAATGAGCCAGCTCCCAGAAATACTGGAGAATATCACAAAAGGATCCAGCCAAGGAAAGTCAAAAAGGCGTAAACGGAAACAGAAAAACAAGGAACCTACATCTGATGAGATTGATATGAAAGGCTTACCAAGTGATGGGAGTAGAGTGGTTACTACAGAAAGTTCTACATTTGATTCAAGTACAAATAGGGTACAGGAGGAAGGAGAAATTGGTGATGTTGCGACGTGTAAACCAAGGCCCAGAAATCCGGTACCAGAGGTTTCTTTAGAGGATATTCAGAACAACAGACTAGCAATTGAGGAAATCAAAAACTTACCTCGATTTGAGAACTATGCACCAGGTGAACTCAGCAAA ACATTGGTAGAGGGTTGGTGGAGATTCATGGTGAAGCAAGTGCAAACATCTTACACTATAACTTTTGTTCCATCTCAACAGATTCTCTACTTGAAGAACCTATCAAATAAAGTTCATCAGCAAGATCTTGAGTCTatattcaacaaatttttaccagagGGAGCTGGTGGTTTAGAGTATCGAGTGCTGACTGGCAGAATGAGAGGACAAGCTTTTATTACATTTCCTG ATACTAATTCAGCATCCCGTGCTTTGGAGCATGTGAACGGTTATTTACTGAAAGACAGACCTATCATCATCCAGTATGGTAGAAAGAACTCCAGTAGCAATTCTCCAACATAA
- the LOC128155133 gene encoding RNA-binding protein 41-like isoform X2 — protein sequence MDLSLQKKRWRPEIAPPDEEVITEGQKQLKNLLDKQLQKDVTIHQQLSQKRTFTSASAHCPAVNSLSGLTSLDQFQEVDKLDAYTEELKKCGLTDEEIQLKMMADDSNKPQKKRNFGIDPSIMEERLQKIQEKIEKKNIDLDQKDKFHGQKALTRHEMELERSLLRDCNSDDKKKVMNALTTVLDPRERTLPNDPMSQLPEILENITKGSSQGKSKRRKRKQKNKEPTSDEIDMKGLPSDGSRVVTTESSTFDSSTNRVQEEGEIGDVATCKPRPRNPVPEVSLEDIQNNRLAIEEIKNLPRFENYAPGELSKILYLKNLSNKVHQQDLESIFNKFLPEGAGGLEYRVLTGRMRGQAFITFPDTNSASRALEHVNGYLLKDRPIIIQYGRKNSSSNSPT from the exons ATGGACCTGTCACTACAAAAGAAGAGATGGAGACCAGAGATAGCCCCACCAGATGAAGAGGTTATCACAGAGGGGCAGAAACAACTCAAGAATCTTCTGGACAAACAACTACAGAAGGATGTCACCATACATCA ACAACTGTCCCAGAAGCGGACTTTCACATCTGCATCTGCCCACTGTCCAGCTGTCAACTCCCTCTCAGGGCTGACATCTCTGGACCAGTTTCAAGAAGTTGACAAGCTTGATGCTTACACAGAAGAACTGAAGAAATGTGGTTTGACAGACGAGGAGATTCAGCTCAAAATGATGGCAGATGATTCAAACAAG CCccagaaaaaaagaaactttgGAATAGACCCATCAATCATGGAGGAAAGGCTACAgaaaattcaggaaaaaattgaaaagaaaaacatagaTTTAGATCAAAAGGATAAATTTCATGGCCAAAAAGCTTTGACTAGGCATGAAATGGAATTGGAAAGGTCACTTCTACGGGACTGTAACTCTGATGACAAGAAAAAGGTAATGAATGCATTGACAACGGTTCTTGATCCAAGGGAAAGAACTCTGCCTAATGATCCAATGAGCCAGCTCCCAGAAATACTGGAGAATATCACAAAAGGATCCAGCCAAGGAAAGTCAAAAAGGCGTAAACGGAAACAGAAAAACAAGGAACCTACATCTGATGAGATTGATATGAAAGGCTTACCAAGTGATGGGAGTAGAGTGGTTACTACAGAAAGTTCTACATTTGATTCAAGTACAAATAGGGTACAGGAGGAAGGAGAAATTGGTGATGTTGCGACGTGTAAACCAAGGCCCAGAAATCCGGTACCAGAGGTTTCTTTAGAGGATATTCAGAACAACAGACTAGCAATTGAGGAAATCAAAAACTTACCTCGATTTGAGAACTATGCACCAGGTGAACTCAGCAAA ATTCTCTACTTGAAGAACCTATCAAATAAAGTTCATCAGCAAGATCTTGAGTCTatattcaacaaatttttaccagagGGAGCTGGTGGTTTAGAGTATCGAGTGCTGACTGGCAGAATGAGAGGACAAGCTTTTATTACATTTCCTG ATACTAATTCAGCATCCCGTGCTTTGGAGCATGTGAACGGTTATTTACTGAAAGACAGACCTATCATCATCCAGTATGGTAGAAAGAACTCCAGTAGCAATTCTCCAACATAA